From Micromonospora auratinigra:
TACACGGTGGAGGACAACAGCGCGCTCGTGCAGCGGCTGTCCGCCGCCGGCGCGCTGCCGCAGGAGGCGGTGGTGACGGTGGCCGGCCGGCCGGCGTTGCGCACCCTGCAGGCGGTGCGGCACCCGGACGACCCGGTGCAGGACGGCACCGGGATCGGGCTGGGCCGGCGGCTGCTGTTCCAGCAGGTGCCGGAGCCCAAGACCGGCAAGAACCGGCTGCACCTGGACGTGCACGCCGGGCCGCAGCGGCGCGACGCCGAGGTGGCCCGCCTGCGCGGGCTGGGCGCCACGGTGGTGCGCCAGGTCAGCGAGCCGGGCACCGACCACGTGGTGCTGACCGACCCGGAGGGCAACGAGTTCTGCGTACAGTGACGCGCCCCGCCGCCCGGCGGGCCGCTACGCTCACCGCGTCGACGTCGAGGGTGGGGGTACGCGGTGGGTGTCAGTGTCGGTGACCTGGTCGAGGATTTCACGCTGCCGGACGAGACCGGCACGCCGCGCCGGCTGTCGGAGTTCCTGGCGGCCGGTCCGGTGGTGCTGTTCTTCTACCCGGCGGCGATGACCCGGGGCTGCACGGCGGAGAGCTGCCACTTCCGTGACCTGGCGGCGGAGTTCGCGGCGGTCGGGGCGCAGCGGGTGGGGATCAGCCGCGACAGCGTGGACCGGCAGGCCGAGTTCTCCCGCCGGCACGGCTTCGACTATCCGCTGCTGTCCGACGTCGACGGGGCGGTGGCCGACGCGTTCGGGGTGCGGCGGCGGCTGCCGCTGGGGCCGTTGAGCACCCGGCGGATGACCTTCGTGATCGGGCCGGACCGGCGGGTGCTGGCGGTGGTGCACAGCGAGTTGAGCATGAACGAGCACGCCGACGAGGCGCTGCGCGCCCTGGGGGGTTGATCTTCCGTTCGTCGTAGTCGCCTGGTATCAAGGCTGCAATCAAACAGGTGTACGGAAGAGGGCGTGATGGCGGGCCAGGGTTTGTCCACTGACGAGGTGCAGGGTATCCGGGAGGCGCTGGCGGCGGGCCGCAAGCCGAGGGTGGTGTTCACGGCCGCGGCGGGTCAGATGGCCGGCCAGCTCGGGCAGGTGGTGGAGTTGACCGATCCCGAGCAGTCCGAGGAGTTCGTGGTGGTGCGTTTCGGCCGCGACGAGCTGCCCTTCTCCCCCGCCGACGTGGCGATCGCCCCGAAGGGCGCGGGGCGCCGGGCGGCGGAGCCGAAGCCGCAGCCGGAGGTGGTGCCGCCGGCACCGGTCGAGCCGGAGTTCGTGTTGGACACGCCGCGGGTGCCCGCGCCGCGTCGGGAGGAGCCGAAGGTGGAGCAGCAGCAGCCGGAGCCGCAGGAGCAGTCGCGGCCGGCGAAGCGGGCGGTGAAGGCCGCGAAGCCGAAGACGCCGCCGGGGCTGACGGTGACCCTGGCGTACGCCGAGGGCGAGTGGACGGTGGCCGCGCAGCAGGGCGCGAAGGCCCTGGCGAAGCCGTACGTGGTGAAGCCGGCGGAGGCGTTGCGGATGGTGGCGCTGGTGGACGTGCCCGGGGTGCAGGAGGCGGTGGAGCAGATTCTCGCCTCGGAGCGGGCCGAGGCGGAACAGCAGGCCGAGAAGCTGCGCGCGGAGCTGGCGGAGATCGAGGCGCGGCTGGCGGAGCTGCGCGAGGCCCGCTGACGGGGAAGACAATCGGCTGGGTCGAGGCGGGGGCGGGCTGCTACCGGGGTGCGGGCCAGTGCTCCGCCCTTGAGGGCGGGGGTGAAGGCCCGCGCTGGGAGGGCCGTCAAGGCCCGAGTGCTGTCCGACGGTACGAAGGTGACCGCGCCGAAGTTTCTGCGTCGGGCCGCGCGCAAGCTCAAGCGGCTGCAGCAGGCCCTTTCGCGCAAGCAGAAGGGTTCGGCCAACCGGAAGAAGGCCGTCGTGAAGGTCGCTCGGGCGCACGCCCGGGTGGCCGACACCCGACGAGACTGGCAGCACAAACTCTCCACGACGATCATCCGCGAGAACCAAGCGGTGTCCGTCGAGGATCTGTGCGTCGCTGGCCTCGGCCGGACCCGGCTGGCGAAATCGGTGCACGACGCGGGTTGGGCGTCGTTCACGGCGATGTTGCAGTACAAGGCCGCCCGGCACGGGCGCGCCTTCGCCCGGGTGGACCGGTTCTTCCCGTCGACCCGCATGTGCTCGGCGTGTGGCTGCATCAACGCCAAGATGGCGCTGAACGTGCGGTCGTGGGACTGCCCCTGCGGGGCAGCGCACGACCGGGACGTCAACGCCGCGATCAACGTGTTGGCCGCCGGACAGGCGGACAACTCAAACGACCGTGGAGCGCACAGAAGACCAGCACCCGTGCCGGCAGCGCGCAGAGAAGCGGTAACCCACCCAGACCTTGCGTGTTCCACACGCAGCGTGGAGGGAATCTCCGCCCTTTAGGGCGGAGAGGATGTCAAGGTTCCGCCACGTCCTCGACGAGACCGCACGGGAGGTGAGCGCCATGGCACCGACGACTGTCATACGCTCTCACCCGACCGCGAGGACGCCGGGTTCCTGAACCGGGGGGCGCATCCCCTTCCTGGAAGGACCTTCTGCGTGACCGACCTGGTCATCCGCCCGCTGCGCGCGAGCGAGGAACACCTCTTCGACTCCCTGCCCGACCCGGGACTGGTCGGGCGGGCCCTGCCCGGCGAGACGTACGCCGACGGCGGCTACCGCCCGGGCCGCCCTGGCCGGGATCGTCGTGCCGGCCGCCAACCCGGCCGGTCACCTGATGTGAGCGCCGCCTGGGGGCGCACGCCGGTCGGTGTGCGCCCCTAGGCTGCCGGGGTGGGTTACTGGGGCACGGTGGTGGTGGCCCGCGCCGACGGGCTGCTGGTCGACCAGGACGGCATCGACGGGTTCGGGTACCGGCACCGGTGGGTGCGGGAGCTGGGCGACGGCTGGCAGTCGGTGGAGACCACCGGCGTGCACGACCCACCGGATCTGCTCGCCCCCGCGCGGGCGCTCACCGCGTCGACGGGCCAGCCCGTTCTCGCCGCCTACGTCAGCGACGGCGACTGCGCGGTCATGGTGGCGGCGACGCCCACCGGGGTGGGGCCGCTGACCCACCTGTGGGACACCGACGGGCCGTGCGGGGTGTACCGGCACCAGCCGCGCGGGATGCCGGCGCCAGCGGGCCGCGGCGTCGACGAGGTGGTCGCCGAACTGGTGGCGTGGTCGACGGCGGCCGGCTTGCGCGCGGACGGCACGACGCTGCACGCCCTGCTGCGGCGGGAACCGCCCGTCGTGGCCGATGACCTGCTGTTCGCGCTGGTGCGGGCGCTGGGGGTGGCGCGGATCGGCCGGACCCGGCCATGGGCGGTGCCGCTGGAGCAGTGGCCGCTGCGGTGGGTCACGGAGCTGCTGGGGCCGCGGGCCCGGGCGGAGGCCGCGTATCGCGACGCGGAGGTGCGCGACGGCGTCGAACCCGAGCCGGCGGCACCGTGGGAGGCGCCGGCCGTCCGACTCGACGACGAGCTGTGGGCGTCGCTGTACCGGCCGGGCGTGGACGTGGCGGGGTTGGCGCGTCGGGCGGCGGACCTGCGAGCGCAGTACGACGCCGCACGGGGTCGCCCGCCCCGGCGCTACGAGCAGCCACTGCACGCGGAGGACCCGGACAGCTCGGGCCGGCGGCGGGCCGACGAGCGCGCCACCGGCTGACGCTCCCCCGGACACCCCGCGGGGCCGGTGCGACCCCCTCGCACCGGCCCCGCGTCACCCGCGCCCGCAGGCTCATCAGTGTTGCGGGATGTTCTGTACCCCGATTCGGCGGCGGAACACCCAGTACGTCCAACCTTGGTAGGCCAGCACGATCGGGGTGAACACCACCG
This genomic window contains:
- a CDS encoding VOC family protein; translation: MTLHWKLVIDCADPHAQAAFWAAALGYTVEDNSALVQRLSAAGALPQEAVVTVAGRPALRTLQAVRHPDDPVQDGTGIGLGRRLLFQQVPEPKTGKNRLHLDVHAGPQRRDAEVARLRGLGATVVRQVSEPGTDHVVLTDPEGNEFCVQ
- a CDS encoding peroxiredoxin, with amino-acid sequence MGVSVGDLVEDFTLPDETGTPRRLSEFLAAGPVVLFFYPAAMTRGCTAESCHFRDLAAEFAAVGAQRVGISRDSVDRQAEFSRRHGFDYPLLSDVDGAVADAFGVRRRLPLGPLSTRRMTFVIGPDRRVLAVVHSELSMNEHADEALRALGG
- a CDS encoding RNA-guided endonuclease InsQ/TnpB family protein produces the protein MTAPKFLRRAARKLKRLQQALSRKQKGSANRKKAVVKVARAHARVADTRRDWQHKLSTTIIRENQAVSVEDLCVAGLGRTRLAKSVHDAGWASFTAMLQYKAARHGRAFARVDRFFPSTRMCSACGCINAKMALNVRSWDCPCGAAHDRDVNAAINVLAAGQADNSNDRGAHRRPAPVPAARREAVTHPDLACSTRSVEGISAL